The Corynebacterium auriscanis genome includes the window AACAACCTGGCCATGAACAACCGGCTATGCCGTTCTATCAAGGTGATGATCGCGTGCTTTCCACCCTGAGCGCCTCACACGAGATCACCTTCCCAATGCCCTGGCACTGCCCGGTCAGCAGCGTGTGGTGGGCGGGTGGAGTATTGTCGCGCCATGAACCCATGGTTTCGCCCCGCGCCCGCGAGTCGGTAGCTTCGAGCGGGGTCGTCGTCCTGTGCGACCTGATCGAAAGGGCGTAGTCGACGGTTAACTCATGGCGTAGCCCACCAGCTGCTTGGACGTAGAGGGCTTGGTACATCGTTTCGTGTGACAAGGTCAACTCCTGATGAATGCCGGATAAACGTTTCAGCCTAGCTACGATACGTCTCGGTGAGACCTGCCGGTTCAAGCAGTCGAATGACGATACGTCGTAACGTGGTATGAGCATCAAGTTTTCGCGGTTTCGGGCGTTTGGCTGCATCGATGCTGCGTTGCTGGGCTATCAGTGGGTGATACACCCCGTCGATACTGTTGCGGGTGACCTCGCGGCTGATCACGCTGGGATGCCTGCCGAGTTGTCGGGCGGTGCGGCGGATGGAATAACTCTGATCTAGGCAAAACTTGATGTAGACCCGGTCGAACGCGGTTAAGCGCATACCCCGGCCGACTTTGACTGTCGCTGGCTGATAATTCACCACCACGGGGTCTACTGACAACACAATGGGTTGATCACGGTTACTTGTCGACGATACCGACGGGCGGGACACAGGCATGACAGAATTATGTACCCACCGGTACACGGTAACTGGGTGGACACCAGTTCTGGCGGCAATATCGTGATCACTTCGCCCAGCACATGCTAAGAACATGACCATCATCTGCGTGGCTGTCTTGTGGGTGGCAAGACCACCACCACGTCCCCGCGCAAGGCGCGCACCTTGGCTTGTGATGTAGTCCCGCAACGCACGGTCGGTACAGCCAGTGGCTTGGGCTGCGTGCAGTGCGCTGTAGCGGTGGTTCGCGATCAGGTCGAAAGCAGCAACAACAGCAGGATCGGGAGTGTAGGACATCATCAACACCTCATGAACAAATCAGGGTGTTGCAT containing:
- a CDS encoding helix-turn-helix domain-containing protein — translated: MMSYTPDPAVVAAFDLIANHRYSALHAAQATGCTDRALRDYITSQGARLARGRGGGLATHKTATQMMVMFLACAGRSDHDIAARTGVHPVTVYRWVHNSVMPVSRPSVSSTSNRDQPIVLSVDPVVVNYQPATVKVGRGMRLTAFDRVYIKFCLDQSYSIRRTARQLGRHPSVISREVTRNSIDGVYHPLIAQQRSIDAAKRPKPRKLDAHTTLRRIVIRLLEPAGLTETYRS